Proteins from one Escherichia coli genomic window:
- the clcA gene encoding H(+)/Cl(-) exchange transporter ClcA codes for MKTDTPSLETPQAARLRRRQLIRQLLERDKTPLAILFMAAVVGTLVGLAAVAFDKGVAWLQNQRMGALVHTADNYPLLLTVAFLCSAVLAMFGYFLVRKYAPEAGGSGIPEIEGALEDQRPVRWWRVLPVKFFGGLGTLGGGMVLGREGPTVQIGGNIGRMVLDIFRLKGDEARHTLLATGAAAGLAAAFNAPLAGILFIIEEMRPQFRYTLISIKAVFIGVIMSTIMYRIFNHEVALIDVGKLSDAPLNTLWLYLILGIIFGIFGPIFNKWVLGMQDLLHRVHGGNITKWVLMGGAIGGLCGLLGFVAPATSGGGFNLIPIATAGNFSMGMLVFIFVARVITTLLCFSSGAPGGIFAPMLALGTVLGTAFGMVAVELFPQYHLEAGTFAIAGMGALLAASIRAPLTGIILVLEMTDNYQLILPMIITGLGATLLAQFTGGKPLYSAILARTLAKQEAEQLARSKAASASENT; via the coding sequence ATGAAAACTGATACTCCCTCTTTAGAAACACCGCAGGCTGCGCGCCTGCGACGCAGACAACTGATTCGCCAACTTCTTGAGCGCGATAAAACCCCGTTAGCCATTTTGTTTATGGCTGCCGTCGTCGGCACGCTTGTCGGGCTGGCAGCTGTTGCTTTTGACAAAGGCGTCGCCTGGTTACAGAACCAACGGATGGGGGCGCTGGTCCATACTGCCGATAATTATCCGCTACTGTTAACCGTCGCTTTTCTCTGTTCGGCGGTGCTGGCGATGTTCGGCTACTTTTTGGTGCGCAAATACGCGCCGGAAGCCGGTGGCTCGGGGATCCCAGAAATTGAAGGGGCGCTGGAAGATCAACGTCCCGTTCGCTGGTGGCGTGTATTGCCGGTGAAATTCTTTGGCGGGCTTGGGACACTCGGCGGCGGCATGGTGTTGGGGCGTGAAGGGCCAACCGTGCAGATCGGCGGTAATATCGGTCGGATGGTGCTTGATATATTCCGCCTGAAAGGTGATGAAGCGCGCCATACGCTGCTGGCAACCGGTGCAGCAGCGGGTCTGGCTGCGGCCTTTAATGCGCCGTTGGCGGGTATTTTGTTTATTATCGAAGAGATGCGTCCGCAGTTTCGCTATACGTTAATTTCGATTAAAGCGGTATTTATTGGCGTCATTATGTCGACGATTATGTACCGGATTTTTAATCATGAAGTTGCGCTGATTGACGTCGGTAAACTTTCTGACGCGCCGCTTAATACACTGTGGCTTTATCTGATCCTCGGTATTATTTTTGGCATTTTCGGCCCTATTTTTAATAAATGGGTGCTGGGGATGCAGGATTTGCTGCACCGTGTGCACGGCGGCAATATTACCAAATGGGTACTGATGGGCGGTGCGATTGGCGGTCTGTGTGGATTGCTGGGGTTTGTGGCACCAGCAACTTCGGGCGGCGGTTTTAACCTGATTCCTATCGCTACGGCAGGGAATTTCAGCATGGGAATGCTGGTGTTTATCTTCGTCGCGCGCGTCATTACTACCTTACTCTGCTTCTCTTCCGGTGCACCGGGCGGTATTTTTGCCCCGATGTTGGCGCTGGGTACTGTGCTGGGTACCGCTTTCGGAATGGTTGCCGTTGAGCTGTTTCCGCAATATCACCTTGAGGCGGGGACGTTTGCCATTGCCGGAATGGGTGCGTTACTGGCGGCATCTATTCGCGCGCCGTTAACGGGGATCATTCTGGTTCTGGAGATGACCGATAACTATCAGCTCATTTTGCCAATGATTATTACCGGTCTTGGCGCAACACTATTAGCACAATTTACCGGTGGGAAACCGCTATACTCGGCGATTCTTGCGCGCACGCTGGCAAAACAGGAAGCGGAACAACTGGCGCGAAGCAAGGCCGCATCAGCCAGCGAGAATACTTGA
- the hemL gene encoding glutamate-1-semialdehyde 2,1-aminomutase, whose amino-acid sequence MSKSENLYSAARELIPGGVNSPVRAFTGVGGTPLFIEKADGAYLYDVDGKAYIDYVGSWGPMVLGHNHPAIRNAVIEAAERGLSFGAPTEMEVKMAQLVTELVPTMDMVRMVNSGTEATMSAIRLARGFTGRDKIIKFEGCYHGHADCLLVKAGSGALTLGQPNSPGVPADFAKHTLTCTYNDLASVRAAFEQYPQEIACIIVEPVAGNMNCVPPLPEFLPGLRALCDEFGSLLIIDEVMTGFRVALAGAQDYYDVVPDLTCLGKIIGGGMPVGAFGGRRDVMDALAPTGPVYQAGTLSGNPIAMAAGFACLNEVAQPGVLETLDELTTRLAEGLLEVAEEAGIPLVVNHVGGMFGIFFTDAESVTCYQDVMACDVERFKRFFHMMLDEGVYLAPSAFEAGFMSVAHSMEDINNTIDAARRVFAKL is encoded by the coding sequence ATGAGTAAGTCTGAAAATCTATACAGCGCAGCGCGCGAGCTGATCCCTGGCGGTGTGAACTCCCCTGTTCGCGCCTTTACCGGCGTGGGCGGCACTCCACTGTTTATCGAAAAAGCGGACGGTGCTTATCTGTACGATGTTGATGGCAAAGCCTATATCGATTATGTCGGTTCCTGGGGGCCGATGGTGCTGGGCCATAACCATCCGGCGATCCGCAATGCCGTGATTGAAGCCGCCGAGCGTGGTTTAAGCTTTGGTGCACCGACCGAAATGGAAGTGAAAATGGCGCAACTGGTGACCGAACTGGTCCCGACCATGGATATGGTGCGCATGGTGAACTCCGGCACTGAAGCGACAATGAGTGCCATCCGCCTGGCCCGCGGTTTTACCGGTCGCGACAAAATCATTAAATTTGAAGGTTGTTACCACGGTCACGCTGACTGCCTGCTGGTGAAAGCCGGTTCTGGCGCACTCACGTTAGGCCAGCCAAACTCGCCGGGCGTTCCGGCAGATTTCGCCAAACATACCTTAACCTGTACTTATAACGATCTGGCCTCTGTACGCGCCGCGTTTGAGCAATACCCGCAAGAGATTGCCTGTATTATTGTCGAGCCAGTAGCAGGCAACATGAACTGTGTTCCGCCGCTGCCAGAGTTCCTGCCGGGTCTGCGCGCACTGTGCGACGAATTTGGCTCATTGCTGATCATCGATGAAGTGATGACCGGTTTCCGCGTGGCGCTGGCTGGCGCGCAGGATTATTACGACGTGGTGCCAGACCTCACCTGCCTGGGCAAAATCATCGGCGGTGGAATGCCGGTAGGCGCATTCGGTGGTCGTCGTGATGTGATGGATGCGCTGGCCCCAACCGGTCCGGTCTACCAGGCGGGTACGCTTTCCGGTAATCCGATTGCGATGGCAGCCGGTTTCGCCTGTCTGAATGAAGTCGCGCAGCCGGGCGTTCTCGAGACGCTGGATGAGCTGACAACACGTCTGGCAGAAGGTCTGCTGGAAGTGGCAGAAGAAGCGGGAATTCCATTGGTCGTTAACCACGTTGGCGGCATGTTCGGTATTTTCTTTACCGACGCCGAGTCCGTGACGTGCTATCAGGATGTGATGGCCTGTGACGTGGAACGCTTTAAGCGTTTCTTCCATATGATGCTGGACGAAGGTGTTTACCTGGCACCGTCAGCGTTTGAAGCGGGCTTTATGTCTGTGGCGCACAGCATGGAAGATATCAATAACACCATCGATGCTGCACGTCGGGTGTTTGCGAAGTTGTAA
- the erpA gene encoding iron-sulfur cluster insertion protein ErpA, producing MSDDVALPLEFTDAAANKVKSLIADEDNPNLKLRVYITGGGCSGFQYGFTFDDQVNEGDMTIEKQGVGLVVDPMSLQYLVGGSVDYTEGLEGSRFIVTNPNAKSTCGCGSSFSI from the coding sequence ATGAGTGATGACGTAGCACTGCCGCTGGAGTTTACCGACGCAGCAGCCAACAAAGTTAAAAGCCTGATCGCTGACGAAGATAACCCGAATCTGAAATTACGCGTGTATATCACCGGTGGCGGTTGTAGCGGCTTCCAGTATGGTTTCACCTTTGATGATCAGGTGAATGAAGGCGATATGACCATCGAAAAACAGGGCGTAGGCCTGGTGGTTGACCCGATGAGCTTGCAATATCTGGTCGGCGGTTCCGTTGACTATACCGAAGGTCTGGAAGGTTCTCGTTTCATCGTGACCAACCCGAACGCGAAAAGCACCTGCGGTTGCGGTTCTTCCTTCAGCATCTAA
- the yadW gene encoding small protein YadW, whose amino-acid sequence MAIIIGLEFAQLPMSFGAKYE is encoded by the coding sequence ATGGCGATTATTATTGGGTTAGAATTTGCCCAATTGCCGATGTCGTTTGGAGCAAAATATGAGTGA
- the fhuD gene encoding Fe(3+)-hydroxamate ABC transporter substrate-binding protein FhuD — MSGLPLISRRRLLTAMALSPLLWQMNTARAAAIDPNRIVALEWLPVELLLALGIVPYGVADTINYRLWVSEPPLPDSVIDVGLRTEPNLELLTEMKPSFMVWSAGYGPSPEMLARIAPGRGFNFSDGKQPLAMARKSLTEMADLLNLQSAAETHLAHYEDFIRSMNPRFVKRGARPLLLTTLIDPRHMLVFGPNSLFQEILDEYGIPNAWQGETNFWGSTAVSIDRLAAYKDVDVLCFDHDNSKDMDTLMATPLWQAMPFVRAGRFQRVPAVWFYGATLSAMHFVRILDNAIGGKA; from the coding sequence ATGAGCGGCTTACCTCTTATTTCGCGCCGTCGACTGTTAACGGCGATGGCGCTTTCTCCGTTGTTATGGCAGATGAATACCGCCCGCGCGGCGGCTATTGATCCCAATCGTATTGTGGCGCTGGAGTGGTTGCCGGTGGAATTACTGCTGGCGCTCGGCATCGTACCTTACGGCGTGGCGGATACCATCAACTATCGCCTGTGGGTCAGCGAGCCACCATTGCCGGATTCAGTGATTGACGTTGGTTTGCGTACAGAACCTAACCTTGAACTGCTGACCGAAATGAAACCGTCGTTTATGGTCTGGTCGGCAGGGTATGGCCCTTCACCAGAAATGCTGGCACGCATTGCGCCTGGGCGCGGATTTAACTTCAGCGACGGCAAACAGCCGCTGGCGATGGCGCGTAAGTCACTGACGGAAATGGCAGATTTACTTAACCTGCAAAGCGCAGCAGAAACGCATTTAGCGCACTATGAAGACTTTATCCGCAGCATGAACCCCCGCTTTGTGAAGCGTGGTGCGCGTCCGTTATTACTGACGACACTTATCGATCCGCGCCATATGCTGGTCTTCGGTCCAAACAGCTTGTTCCAGGAAATTCTTGATGAGTACGGCATCCCAAATGCCTGGCAAGGGGAAACCAACTTCTGGGGCAGTACTGCCGTCAGTATCGATCGTCTGGCAGCGTATAAAGACGTTGATGTGCTCTGTTTTGATCACGACAACAGCAAAGACATGGACACCCTAATGGCGACGCCGCTGTGGCAGGCTATGCCGTTTGTCCGCGCCGGACGCTTTCAGCGCGTACCTGCAGTCTGGTTTTATGGTGCGACGCTCTCGGCAATGCACTTTGTGCGTATTCTGGATAACGCCATCGGAGGTAAAGCGTGA
- the yadS gene encoding TRIC cation channel family protein, whose protein sequence is MLVYWLDIVGTAVFAISGVLLAGKLRMDPFGVLVLGVVTAVGGGTIRDMALDHGPVFWVKDPTDLVVAMVTSMLTIVLVRQPRRLPKWMLPVLDAVGLAVFVGIGVNKAFNAEAGPLIAVCMGVITGVGGGIIRDVLAREIPMILRTEIYATACIIGGIVHATAYYTFSVPLETASMMGMVVTLLIRLAAIRWHLKLPTFALDENGR, encoded by the coding sequence ATGCTCGTCTATTGGCTGGATATAGTCGGCACAGCGGTATTTGCCATCTCCGGCGTTTTGTTAGCCGGAAAATTGCGTATGGACCCTTTTGGTGTTCTGGTACTGGGCGTGGTTACCGCAGTAGGCGGCGGAACAATTCGCGACATGGCGCTGGATCACGGCCCGGTATTTTGGGTGAAAGATCCCACCGATCTGGTCGTTGCAATGGTAACCAGCATGCTGACCATCGTGCTGGTGCGCCAGCCAAGACGCTTACCGAAATGGATGTTGCCGGTGCTGGACGCCGTTGGTCTGGCGGTGTTTGTCGGCATTGGCGTGAATAAAGCCTTTAATGCGGAAGCCGGTCCGTTAATCGCGGTTTGTATGGGCGTCATTACTGGCGTTGGCGGCGGGATCATTCGTGATGTACTGGCCCGCGAAATCCCCATGATTTTACGTACAGAAATCTACGCAACTGCCTGTATTATCGGCGGTATTGTCCACGCTACGGCTTATTACACATTTTCCGTACCACTGGAAACAGCCAGTATGATGGGCATGGTCGTGACGCTATTGATTCGACTGGCGGCTATTCGTTGGCATCTTAAGCTACCGACGTTTGCGCTGGATGAGAATGGGCGTTGA
- the yadX gene encoding protein YadX gives MERASKMPSSYLYDQ, from the coding sequence ATGGAACGTGCGAGTAAAATGCCGTCATCTTATTTGTATGACCAATAA
- the fhuB gene encoding Fe(3+)-hydroxamate ABC transporter permease FhuB: MSKRIALFPALLLALLVIVAAMLTWMNFSQSLPRSQWAQAIWSPDIDVIEQMIFHYSLLPRLAISLLVGAGLGLVGVLFQQVLRNPLAEPTTLGVATGAQLGITVTTLWAIPGAMASQFAALAGACVVGLIVFGVAWGKRLSPVTLILAGLVVSLYCGAINQLLVIFHHDQLQSMFLWSTGTLTQTDWGGVERLWPQLLGGVMLTLLLLRPLTLMGLDDGVARNLGLALSLARLAALSLAIVISALLVNAVGIIGFIGLFAPLLAKMLGARRLLPRLLLASLIGALILWLSDQIILWLTRVWMEVSTGSVTALIGAPLLLWLLPRLRSISAPDMKANDRVATERQHVLAFALAGGVLLIIAVVVALSFGRDAHGWTWASGALLEDLMPWRWPRIMAALFAGVMLAVAGCIIQRLTGNPMASPEVLGISSGAAFGVVLMLFLVPGNAFGWLLPAGSLGAAVTLLIIMIAAGRGGFSPHRMLLAGMALSTAFTMLLMMLQASGDPRMAQVLTWISGSTYNATEAQVWRTGIVMVILLAITPLCRRWLTILPLGGDTARAVGMALTPTRIALLLLAACLTATATMTIGPLSFVGLMAPHIARMMGFRRTMPHIVISALVGGLLLVFADWCGRMVLFPFQIPAGLLSTFIGAPYFIYLLRKQSR, translated from the coding sequence GTGAGTAAACGTATTGCGCTTTTCCCGGCATTATTGCTGGCGCTGCTGGTGATTGTCGCAGCAATGCTCACCTGGATGAACTTCTCGCAGTCGCTGCCGCGTAGTCAGTGGGCGCAGGCCATCTGGTCGCCGGATATCGATGTCATCGAGCAGATGATTTTTCACTACAGCTTGCTGCCACGTCTGGCGATTTCGCTGCTGGTGGGGGCGGGCCTGGGGCTGGTGGGCGTGCTGTTTCAGCAAGTGTTACGTAACCCGCTGGCGGAGCCGACCACGCTGGGCGTTGCAACAGGCGCGCAACTGGGGATTACCGTCACGACGCTTTGGGCGATCCCTGGTGCGATGGCGAGCCAGTTTGCTGCGCTTGCGGGCGCTTGCGTTGTTGGCTTAATCGTTTTTGGCGTCGCGTGGGGGAAACGGCTTTCTCCGGTAACGCTGATCCTCGCGGGGCTTGTGGTGAGCCTTTATTGCGGGGCAATCAATCAGTTACTGGTTATCTTCCATCACGACCAGCTGCAAAGCATGTTCCTGTGGAGTACCGGAACGCTGACGCAAACCGACTGGGGCGGCGTTGAGCGTTTATGGCCACAGCTGCTGGGCGGCGTGATGTTGACGTTACTGCTACTTCGTCCATTAACCCTGATGGGGCTTGATGATGGCGTGGCGCGTAATCTCGGACTGGCTTTATCGCTCGCGCGTCTGGCGGCGCTGTCGCTGGCGATAGTCATCAGTGCTCTGTTGGTGAACGCGGTGGGGATTATCGGCTTTATCGGGTTGTTCGCGCCGCTGCTGGCAAAAATGCTGGGGGCGCGGCGTCTGCTGCCAAGACTGCTGCTGGCGTCGCTGATTGGTGCGCTGATCCTCTGGCTTTCCGATCAAATCATCCTCTGGCTGACTCGCGTGTGGATGGAAGTTTCTACCGGTTCGGTGACGGCGTTGATAGGTGCGCCGCTGTTACTGTGGCTGCTGCCGCGTTTACGCAGCATCAGTGCGCCGGATATGAAGGCCAACGATCGTGTCGCGACTGAACGCCAACATGTGCTGGCGTTTGCCCTTGCTGGCGGTGTGCTGCTGATAATTGCTGTGGTGGTGGCGCTGTCGTTTGGTCGTGATGCGCACGGCTGGACGTGGGCGAGCGGGGCGTTGCTCGAGGATTTGATGCCCTGGCGCTGGCCGCGAATTATGGCGGCGCTGTTTGCGGGCGTCATGCTGGCGGTGGCGGGCTGTATTATTCAGCGGCTGACCGGCAACCCGATGGCAAGCCCGGAAGTGCTGGGGATTAGCTCCGGCGCGGCGTTTGGCGTGGTGTTAATGCTGTTTCTGGTGCCGGGTAATGCCTTTGGCTGGCTGTTACCCGCGGGAAGTCTCGGGGCGGCGGTGACGCTGTTGATCATTATGATCGCCGCCGGACGCGGTGGATTTTCTCCACACCGCATGTTACTGGCGGGGATGGCCTTAAGTACCGCGTTCACCATGCTTTTGATGATGTTGCAGGCAAGTGGTGACCCGCGAATGGCGCAAGTGCTGACGTGGATTTCCGGTTCGACCTACAACGCGACCGAGGCGCAGGTCTGGCGCACGGGAATTGTGATGGTAATTTTGCTGGCGATTACCCCGCTGTGCCGCCGCTGGCTGACCATTTTACCGCTGGGCGGTGATACCGCACGAGCAGTGGGAATGGCGCTGACGCCGACGCGAATTGCGCTACTGCTGCTGGCGGCTTGCCTGACGGCGACCGCGACAATGACCATTGGACCGTTGAGTTTTGTTGGTTTAATGGCACCGCATATCGCGCGGATGATGGGCTTTCGACGGACGATGCCGCATATTGTGATTTCGGCGCTGGTGGGGGGATTGTTGCTGGTGTTCGCTGACTGGTGCGGGCGGATGGTGCTGTTTCCATTCCAGATCCCAGCGGGGCTGCTGTCGACGTTTATCGGCGCGCCATATTTTATTTATTTGTTGAGAAAGCAGAGCCGTTAA